TACTGGATATAGTCATCTTGAGTCTGGAGAACCCAATTACCCTCAACAGAGTCTGCATAGTCACACTCCCAGCAGAACAGCATCGATTTCTGATCTTCTGGACTATCGCTGTCGTGGTAAGAGAGATGAGGATTCATGTCCTAAAGGAGGGGAGCAAGCAAGATAGTTCTGTCTACACATCTCCTTAGGTAATTAAAGGAGGTAAGAAAGATATCACTTCTGGACGAGTATCCTATATCACGGGCGAGTTTAGAACGCTAAATGGACACTCACTGCAATAGTGTAGCAATAAGTTCGCAGCCGTGGTATACGGATAGGTCACTAAAATAGACTACTCTCCGCACTGCGAGACGCTTGTTGCGCTCGAGCGCGAGGGCAACCTCGCGGACACGTCGGTGACGCCGTGCCTCTTAGGAGAGGTGGACCCTACTCAGAACGAGCGTGACTGCTATCTCTTGATGCAATAGACTTTCCGTGTGGCACACTTTCTACTTGTATGACGATAGATACTGGCGATTCTGTGACGCTTGAGTACACAGGGCGACTTGACGATGAAACAGTGTTCGATACCTCCCGGAAATCCGTCGCCAAGGAGACGGGCCTCGCCGAGGCCCAGCCCGACCGGGAGTACGCGCCGCTGACGGTTAATATCGGTGACGAGCAGGTTATCGAGGGAATGGAGAAGGGACTGATCGGCTTAGAGGTTGGGGAGACTGAAACCCTGACGATCCCGCCGGAGAAGGCCTACGGTGAGCCCAGCGACGATAATATTCAGGAGTTTGAAACCGAGGAGCTCCGAGAGATGCTCGGCGGCCAGACGCCTGAAGAGGGCTCCTATCTTGAGGCCCAGAACGGCAGCCAAGGCGAGGTTGTCCACGTCGATGAGGAGGTTGTCCGAGTGGATTTCAACCCTCGTCTCGCCGGCGAAACGCTGACGTTCGAAGTCGAAATCATCGACGTCAACTGACCTCGAGCGAGGCATTTCCAGCAGAGCGATATAAGCATCATTCCCGCAACTTACTGGCTTGGCCTACCAACCGGAAGTGTGCCTTGATTATGGACAAGAGAAATACTCTCCAGTCACCGGTAGATTCTCCCAATAGGGATCAATCAATTCAATGCACTGCTTGTGAGTCTGCTCTACAGTCACCGGGAAGAGAAAGCATCTCATTCCTGCTCCTTGACCAATTTACTATTCCACTCGTCGGGTGTGACAACCACCTCGAAGAGTTCTGTTCTCTCTGCGGCCTCGCTACTGAAGATCGCGCCGAACTTCTCAACCACCGTCCGGCCGGCGGAGTTCACTGTCCGAGTTGTCGCCATGCACCGCACAAGCCACAACAACCGATCATCCCAGTTGGGGGCGGTGGGCTGGCTATACTCGCATGCTCAACCCATCAGTCAGACGTACTCGCCCGGTTCCGCACAGGCCTGCAGGTACGACACCATCTCAATTCCACACTTGACGCATTCTCCACTAACCCGTGACGGAGGCTAAGCCGACCGAGTGATTGGAACTCCTATCTGCTGACTTCATCCTCTGGATGTTGCACGCTTTTTATCAGTTGAATCATGGGTCAGACTCTATTGCGATACATCGCTCAGCTGTACTTACCATTTGTCGAGGTGTCTAATGATGGGTATGAGAACTGTTCTATGACACCCTGGTGATGAAGTAGCACTCGGCGAGTGAATTGCAATCACCACTTTCGATAATAGGATGAAAGCCCCTGTCACGCTCGAGTCCCGCGCCTGGCGAGACGCACGCGTCTCGCTGCCCTTCGCTCGTTTTACTCGCGAAGACCTCGCTGCGCTCCTCACAGGTTGCAGTGCTTGCGTCGGCGGGGTTCCTCGAGCATACCAGCCCCTTTCAGACCCGCCCACGTAGACTGATTAGGCGGCTGTTGCGTTGGTTGCCCGCTCTTGGTATTCCGCCCGCCCCGCTCGCCGCGTGCCGCCCTCCGCGTCGCTCGCGACCGACCATTCCGGGCTGCGGTTCGCTCCTGACGTCGCTCACCGTTCCGGGCTACAGTGAATCTGGTCTCGACGCCAGCATTAAGCGCGTTTTCGGTTGCGCCCCTCGCGGGTTTTCGCGTTCCAGCGCTTGGTGCCGCCTGCGCTGTCGCGCGCCACACTGCGGCGCGCGTTCTCGACGACAGTCGCGCTGGACGCGGACCCACAGTCCGGGCCGGACACGAGAAACGGCTTAAAGCTGGCCGCTTGCTTCGGGCGGGACGCCGCGCGGTGCTGGTTGGGTTACCTCATTCAGGCGCGCTCTCGCTCGCGCCCAGATGGGCGCTCACGAAGGCGCGAGCGCGAGCGCGCAGATAGATCTAGTCGGTCGGTGTCGTCGGAAAACCGCGATGTCCTAGCATCGCGGTGGTAGGCGCATGAGCGCCTTCAGCGGTACAGGTGAGTACCAATGTCTAGTAACAACTCGAGTAGCAAGGTCGTTACGGTCGATGAACAGGCACTCAAACAGGCGGACGAGCAGGCGGTCGATGAAGATGGCTTTCCGGTCGTCGACGAGACGCCGGAATTCGAGGCAACGGTTGAGCAAGAGGTCCAAGCAAAGGTGGATGCGAACCACCCAGACGGGATCGTCGATACAGATGATGACCGGATCTATGGCGCGACCCTCGAACAGGAAGAGCGCATTCGAGCGCGAGAAGACGAACTTGAGCGGATCAGTGCCCAAGCCGAGATAGGAACACAAGACGGTCGTGCAAAGCGGACACGAACGATCGCTGCGAACCAGAACAAAGCGCGGCGTCTCGAGTTCCAGAAACGGGCGGCGAGCGTGAACCCAATGGCGGACCCGGAGCAATCGGATCCCCGAACAGAACTCACCCAAGAGCAGTTGGCGGCTGTGAACAAGCAGTCGATGCGACTCGCGAAGCAGTTGGATGGCTGGTCTCGAGCGGCGATCAGCCGGCGATTGAGTGAAGCCGTTGTCAGTGGCCAAGACCTGACAAGTGCGGTCGTCAACGTGTTCGAGGAACTGCAGACGGCGCCCGGACACGTCATTCCCATTGGAAAACTCGAGGAGGTCTCTCGAAAAGAGGTGAGCATCGAAGGGCGTGTTGAAACCCTGTGGGATCCCTCGCATCCAAGCATCGCACAGGTTGGTCTCATCGCAGACGACAGTGGCCAGACACGCGTGACGATCTGGAAGTCATCAGACGCGCCGTGGATCGAGGAAGGCGAGCAGGTGCGGATTCACAAGGCTGCCCGGAACTGGCACGAAGGCCGTGTTTCACTGGCCGTGACTGGCTGGACGACGATCCACTTCCCCGAGCTCGGCCGCTGGTGGGAATAGCCGGGGCGGAGCCTCTTTTTTTGCTGGTGTAAACGCAGTCACCGCCACCTCCCACCACCTCCACGGTCCGGGCTGCTCACGGCCGATGGCCGTTTCGCTGCCGGGCTTTCGCCAGAGTATGAGTTTATTTTATGACGTTGCTGGCACATAATAGTTAGTAATATAGTTTCTTTATTCAGAGTCGGATGCGGAAACGGTACATCTCGATTCGGTAACTGTGCGTGCGAACTGAACGGGGCACACTTAATCACTCAGTTAATCAAAACAGCAACGGATCGTGAAAATAATGCGTATTTAACGTTATGTGGGTTCATAGCTGAAGCCAAGGGATATAGGATAGTCAATTATGATGATGTATTTGACGCATTGGCAGCCAGCCACCGACGACAATTACTGGTAAAATCACTCTCCAGCCCCCAACACGTCCCAAAACCGTCTGGCATTTCCCGGGAGGTTGCAGAGGCGGACGAGAACCTACTTCAGAGACATCTATCCAGTTCTCGAACGATTACAGAAGTGGATGAGTACTCGGTCAGTATGCACCACATCCACCTTCCGAAATTGGTAGAGTATGAATTCATCGAGTGGGACCAAGACGATTGTTTCGTAACAAAAGGTCGCCGTTTTGACGAGAGAAGACCTCATCTCAGACTATTGGCTGAACAGCAGGATGAACGCCAGACAAAAAGTCCCGTCCTAACCCATCGGAGGTGAGGTTTGGGTGAGACAGCAGACTATGTTCAGTATCTCTTCTGTACTACTGCTAACTCGAGATCGTCTGTCCGACCTTGTTCAAGTTCCCAGACGGTATTTTCGGTTTGTTATTTCAGGACTCGCTCAGGCCACAGTGCGTAGACTCAGGTCATTACGTCGCAAGGAGGACGACGCCGGCAGCGCCGAGCGCGATACCGAGGGCCTTCTTCGCCGTGACTGCCTCTCCCAATACGACGATGCCGAGGAGTGCTCCACCAACGAGGAACATCCCGAAGATCGGCACGACGACGCTGACGGGGCCAGTCGAAAGAGCGCGGAAATAGCCGACGACAGCACCAGCGAGACAGAGTCCTGCTGCGAGTGCGAACCCGACGGGCCGGGTCGTCACCGACGGAACTGACCACTCACCAAACAAGGCCGCCACAGTTGTCGCTCCCACGGCCAGTGTGCCGACCGCAATCGGCATGACAGTGAATGTCGGCAGGTCTTGCATTGCGATTTTCATAAACAGGAACGCGAACGAATAACAGGCCATCGCCAGCAGCGCCCATAACACGTAGCTCACGGACCCGCCCCCTCCAGATTAAATATTACTCGTCCTTGCCAGTGAGTCATATGTTCACATGAATATCTGGAGGCCGCAAAATAAAACCCTACCGACCGAACGATAACTGAATTCGGTGCCAGCGTTCAGTCAGTCTACTGTATGCAGCACGGTCGCTGAAACCTATCATCGCTTGAGGATTTCAACACAGCCCAGTATTTCAAATCTGGGCATGTCCATCCGGAAATCTCAGACCCGTCATCGAGAAATCGGCCTGCCCCCCTTACGTGAAGAATCGCGAGGACACGGGCACCGAAATCATAAGGCTTTCCGTCTAAAGGAGTATATGGCTAAGAAGAGCGAGCCGCCACAGCAGTCTTCGCACAGGAATGCACTAACGATCTTCGCAGTGGTAAGCACGGCGCTCGCCGTACTGCTCGTCTTCACATACTTGCAATACGTCTTGCTCGCGATCGTGCTCGCATACGTTCTCACACCCGTACAACGGAGACTCGAGCAATGGCTGAGCTCGGCGACGGCAGCGGTCGCCACCATCGCGATGTCGATAGTCGTATTTTTC
This window of the Natrinema sp. HArc-T2 genome carries:
- a CDS encoding peptidylprolyl isomerase — encoded protein: MTLEYTGRLDDETVFDTSRKSVAKETGLAEAQPDREYAPLTVNIGDEQVIEGMEKGLIGLEVGETETLTIPPEKAYGEPSDDNIQEFETEELREMLGGQTPEEGSYLEAQNGSQGEVVHVDEEVVRVDFNPRLAGETLTFEVEIIDVN
- a CDS encoding DNA-binding protein — protein: MSSNNSSSKVVTVDEQALKQADEQAVDEDGFPVVDETPEFEATVEQEVQAKVDANHPDGIVDTDDDRIYGATLEQEERIRAREDELERISAQAEIGTQDGRAKRTRTIAANQNKARRLEFQKRAASVNPMADPEQSDPRTELTQEQLAAVNKQSMRLAKQLDGWSRAAISRRLSEAVVSGQDLTSAVVNVFEELQTAPGHVIPIGKLEEVSRKEVSIEGRVETLWDPSHPSIAQVGLIADDSGQTRVTIWKSSDAPWIEEGEQVRIHKAARNWHEGRVSLAVTGWTTIHFPELGRWWE
- a CDS encoding EamA family transporter, producing the protein MSYVLWALLAMACYSFAFLFMKIAMQDLPTFTVMPIAVGTLAVGATTVAALFGEWSVPSVTTRPVGFALAAGLCLAGAVVGYFRALSTGPVSVVVPIFGMFLVGGALLGIVVLGEAVTAKKALGIALGAAGVVLLAT